From Spirosoma aerolatum, one genomic window encodes:
- a CDS encoding DUF4249 domain-containing protein — MRNNLFLYWLSCALLLLVSGCIDPYRPPEIAAPASYLVVNGFFDSAPGATTTIQLSRTQNLTDTKSPTAETKALVTIESQSKAVYTLKEGTNGAYSLSGVSPLTGETYRLHIKTSKGTDYYSDYVPVLTTPAIDSVSWHTEANNVLFSVNTHDPKNNTHYYRWEFEETWEFTAPYFSQLEIKNNKIVDRTENINRCWNTTYSTNIMLTSTERLSQDIVSQFPLTSVAGTSGKLGIKYSMLVKSYALTQAGFAYYDQLAKITQNLGSIFDPQPSQITGNIRASANPDDLALGFFRVGTVATKRIFIRRDQLPNINTYAGDPGCVVDTFSVSKVLKEQPAIISLFGENQYLVTSFPCVDCRYKGINKRPSFWE, encoded by the coding sequence ATGCGTAACAACCTATTCCTATATTGGCTTAGCTGTGCTCTGCTCCTGCTCGTAAGCGGGTGTATCGATCCGTATCGGCCGCCTGAGATTGCTGCGCCTGCCAGTTATCTGGTCGTCAATGGGTTTTTCGATAGCGCACCGGGCGCTACGACTACGATCCAGCTATCGCGCACCCAGAACCTGACCGATACCAAATCGCCAACGGCCGAGACAAAGGCGCTGGTGACCATCGAAAGTCAGAGTAAGGCGGTCTATACACTTAAAGAAGGAACCAATGGAGCCTATTCACTATCGGGTGTTTCGCCACTGACTGGCGAAACCTACCGCCTGCATATCAAAACCAGCAAAGGGACCGACTACTACTCAGACTATGTACCTGTGCTTACGACGCCCGCTATCGACAGCGTTAGCTGGCATACCGAAGCCAACAACGTACTGTTCAGCGTAAACACCCACGATCCGAAAAACAACACGCATTATTACCGTTGGGAATTCGAAGAAACCTGGGAGTTTACGGCTCCTTACTTTTCACAGCTGGAGATCAAAAACAATAAGATTGTCGACCGAACGGAAAACATCAACCGATGCTGGAATACTACCTATTCGACCAATATTATGCTCACCTCGACCGAACGGCTGAGTCAGGATATTGTCAGTCAGTTTCCGCTGACGTCGGTGGCGGGTACGTCGGGCAAACTGGGCATTAAATACAGTATGCTGGTGAAATCCTATGCGCTGACTCAGGCCGGGTTTGCCTACTACGATCAACTGGCAAAGATCACCCAAAATCTAGGCTCTATTTTCGACCCGCAGCCGTCGCAGATTACGGGAAACATTCGGGCCAGCGCCAACCCGGACGATCTGGCGCTGGGCTTTTTCCGCGTTGGCACTGTAGCAACCAAACGCATTTTTATCCGGCGCGACCAGCTACCGAATATCAATACCTATGCGGGGGATCCCGGCTGTGTAGTCGACACATTTTCGGTATCGAAAGTATTAAAAGAGCAACCAGCTATCATCAGCCTCTTTGGCGAAAATCAATATTTGGTAACCTCGTTTCCTTGTGTCGATTGTCGGTACAAAGGCATAAATAAACGGCCCTCTTTTTGGGAATAA
- a CDS encoding glycoside hydrolase family protein, producing MMTRRNFLTGLTLLPFTNALADGLTVWPFDDNRAEFSKHLKPVGRALESPDWYVSANSPIYGPNGSVHLFYSRWPADRKADGWLNGAEIAHAVAKSPESAFEYVETVLAPRPGQWDATTCHTPHIQYIDGRYCLFYTGNSNGQPDTQRIGLATAKSLKGPWKRSDTPLLEPGTAGAWDDHCTTNPAFIQHPNGQYWLYYQSGKTSNSAGQGYQKYGLATANLLQGPYRRYSKKPIIDFSSKGKHAQIDDAFVWLQRGRFNMLLGDMGVQSNNAGLYLDSHDGVHWEDPSVAFGPLNDYVKESPTLDQGNAYGRLEHPQLLLQHGRPRYLFTAAQGGKYMTSSPFIFKIV from the coding sequence ATGATGACTCGACGAAATTTTCTAACCGGATTAACCCTACTCCCATTCACCAATGCCTTGGCGGATGGCTTGACTGTATGGCCTTTCGATGATAATCGCGCCGAATTCAGTAAACACCTTAAGCCCGTTGGTCGGGCGTTGGAATCGCCCGATTGGTATGTATCGGCCAATAGTCCTATCTATGGCCCCAACGGTAGCGTACACCTATTTTATTCGCGCTGGCCTGCCGACCGGAAAGCAGATGGTTGGCTCAACGGCGCTGAAATAGCCCATGCTGTTGCCAAATCGCCCGAATCCGCGTTTGAATACGTCGAAACAGTGCTGGCTCCTCGTCCGGGCCAATGGGATGCAACGACCTGCCATACGCCACATATTCAGTATATCGATGGCAGGTATTGTCTGTTCTATACGGGCAATTCCAACGGACAGCCAGACACCCAGCGTATTGGACTGGCTACTGCCAAGTCCCTAAAAGGGCCCTGGAAACGTTCCGATACGCCTTTGCTGGAACCTGGGACTGCGGGAGCCTGGGATGACCATTGCACCACGAATCCAGCGTTTATTCAACATCCCAACGGACAGTACTGGCTCTATTACCAGTCAGGAAAAACGAGCAACTCGGCCGGTCAAGGGTATCAAAAATATGGGCTGGCTACTGCCAATTTACTCCAGGGACCGTATCGACGCTACAGTAAAAAACCCATCATCGACTTTTCGTCCAAAGGTAAACATGCCCAGATCGATGATGCCTTTGTCTGGTTACAGCGGGGCCGGTTCAATATGCTTCTCGGCGACATGGGTGTTCAAAGTAACAACGCAGGCCTATACCTAGATTCGCACGATGGCGTTCATTGGGAAGACCCCAGCGTTGCGTTTGGCCCCCTCAACGACTACGTAAAAGAGTCCCCTACCCTTGACCAAGGGAACGCATACGGTCGACTGGAGCATCCTCAATTGCTTTTGCAACACGGTCGACCACGCTACCTGTTTACAGCAGCTCAGGGCGGTAAATACATGACCTCATCGCCTTTTATCTTCAAAATCGTTTAA
- a CDS encoding TonB-dependent receptor, whose amino-acid sequence MTHLYRITFLWLLLIGSGGVALAQSLPEKPISGDFSNLRFDAFVERIEMQTPYRFFYNPAEVDSFLVDIRVENKPVRTILQQVFNGSRYNYAIDAQQRVYVTVDRVIRTDLPIGFFRGGAPSGSDTTLNAYLTQGARKVQAEPETKTYEIGKRTNPIRPGRSTLAGFVRNVASGEPVVGAAIYIENPRQGTVSDQFGYYSITLPRGRHDLKLRSIGMKDTRRRIILYGDGKLDIDMEDDVIALKEVVIEAEKDKNISGLQMGQERIDIKSIKQVPTALGEADLLRVIQTLPGVKTVGESSTGLNVRGGATDQNLILYNDATIYNSSHLFGFFSAFNPDMIKSAELYKSAIPSRFGGRLASVLDVQTRDGNKKKFVGSGGIGLLTGRLTLEGPIFKDKTSFIAGVRSTYSDWLLRQLQSASFQNSKASFYDLNLHVTHEANEKNTIYFTGYLSNDKFRLNSDTSYQYQNKTATLKWKHIFNNKLYSVFTGSYSGYTYHVSSDKNPVNAYDLSFGINQSQVKADFNFFPTNQHTVDFGISSTYYKLSPGNFQPKGDKSLIVPDVVPDEQGLESAIYLGDRFDISSKLSISAGLRYSFYNYLGPHAVYQYVPGVPKSENTIIDTLNYGTHKSITNYQGPEYRIALRYGLSSTASIKLSFNRTRQYIQMLSNTTVISPTDIWKLSDTHIKPQVGDQYAIGLYKNNRTNTIEMSVEAYYKTMQNRLDYRSGAELILNHHIETDVVNAEGKAYGVEFLVKKLTGKLNGWLSYTYARTLLRTADATNNEIINKGSWYPSNYDKPHDVTLVGNYKINRRFSLSLNFTYSTGRPITLPVSKYVLDGVPRLLYSERNQYRIPDYYRTDFAMNIEGNHKVKKLAHSSWTIAVYNLLGRHNPYSVYFKTEGYRINGYQLSIFGQPIPSVTYNFRF is encoded by the coding sequence ATGACCCATCTTTACCGGATTACGTTTCTTTGGTTGCTACTGATCGGGTCTGGCGGAGTTGCACTGGCCCAGTCCCTACCCGAAAAACCAATCAGTGGTGACTTTTCGAACCTGCGTTTCGACGCCTTTGTGGAGCGCATCGAAATGCAAACGCCCTATCGGTTCTTCTACAATCCTGCCGAAGTCGACAGCTTCCTGGTGGATATACGGGTCGAGAATAAGCCCGTGCGGACGATATTGCAACAGGTATTCAATGGCTCCAGATATAACTATGCCATCGACGCCCAGCAGCGGGTCTATGTGACTGTTGATCGGGTTATTCGAACCGATTTACCTATCGGATTTTTCCGGGGTGGTGCTCCGTCCGGTTCCGACACGACATTAAATGCCTACCTGACCCAGGGCGCTCGAAAAGTTCAGGCGGAACCAGAAACCAAAACCTACGAAATCGGTAAACGGACCAACCCAATTCGACCGGGCCGTTCAACATTGGCCGGTTTTGTACGCAATGTAGCCTCCGGCGAACCCGTCGTAGGAGCCGCTATTTACATCGAAAATCCTCGCCAGGGCACCGTCAGCGATCAGTTTGGTTATTATTCCATCACGCTTCCCCGTGGGCGGCACGACCTCAAACTCCGCAGCATCGGCATGAAAGACACCCGACGCCGGATTATCCTGTACGGTGATGGTAAGCTCGATATTGATATGGAAGACGATGTAATTGCCCTGAAAGAAGTCGTTATCGAAGCCGAGAAGGATAAAAATATATCGGGGCTTCAGATGGGGCAGGAACGGATCGACATCAAAAGCATCAAGCAGGTACCGACAGCCCTGGGCGAAGCGGACTTGCTGCGGGTGATTCAGACCCTGCCTGGAGTAAAAACCGTTGGCGAAAGTTCTACGGGTCTTAATGTACGTGGGGGCGCTACCGACCAGAACCTGATTCTCTACAACGACGCTACTATTTATAACTCGTCGCACCTGTTCGGGTTCTTCTCGGCATTTAACCCCGACATGATCAAAAGTGCCGAATTATATAAAAGTGCCATTCCATCCCGGTTTGGCGGTCGGCTGGCGTCGGTACTCGACGTGCAAACCCGTGATGGCAACAAAAAGAAATTTGTCGGGTCGGGCGGGATTGGCTTATTGACAGGTCGACTGACGCTGGAAGGCCCCATTTTTAAAGACAAAACGTCGTTCATTGCCGGGGTACGCTCTACCTACTCCGACTGGCTGCTTCGTCAACTGCAAAGTGCATCGTTTCAGAACAGTAAAGCTTCGTTCTATGACCTGAATCTGCACGTCACGCACGAGGCCAATGAAAAGAATACAATTTATTTCACGGGTTATCTGAGTAATGACAAATTCCGGCTCAACAGCGATACGTCTTACCAGTATCAGAACAAAACGGCTACGCTGAAATGGAAACACATTTTCAATAACAAGCTCTACAGCGTATTCACAGGCAGTTATAGCGGCTACACCTACCATGTGTCGAGCGATAAAAATCCGGTCAATGCCTATGATCTGAGCTTCGGTATCAATCAATCGCAGGTTAAGGCCGATTTCAACTTTTTCCCGACCAATCAGCACACCGTCGACTTTGGCATCAGCAGTACGTACTACAAACTTTCACCCGGCAACTTCCAGCCCAAGGGCGATAAGTCGCTGATCGTGCCGGATGTGGTTCCTGATGAACAGGGGCTGGAAAGTGCGATTTATCTAGGCGACCGCTTCGATATCAGCTCCAAACTGTCGATCAGTGCCGGACTGCGGTATTCGTTCTATAACTACCTGGGGCCTCATGCGGTGTATCAATATGTACCAGGCGTTCCCAAGTCGGAGAATACCATTATCGATACCCTGAATTACGGAACTCATAAATCGATCACCAATTATCAGGGGCCCGAATACCGAATTGCGCTTCGGTATGGTCTGTCGTCGACGGCATCGATCAAATTGAGCTTCAACCGGACTCGCCAGTATATTCAGATGCTGTCGAACACGACCGTCATCTCGCCCACCGACATCTGGAAACTCAGCGACACGCACATCAAACCCCAGGTTGGCGATCAGTATGCCATTGGCCTTTATAAAAACAACCGCACCAACACCATCGAAATGTCGGTCGAAGCCTATTACAAAACCATGCAGAATCGACTGGATTACCGAAGCGGGGCCGAACTGATTCTGAATCACCATATTGAAACCGATGTGGTCAATGCCGAAGGCAAAGCCTACGGGGTTGAATTTCTGGTTAAAAAACTAACGGGTAAACTGAACGGCTGGCTCAGCTACACCTACGCCCGGACTCTGCTCCGAACCGCCGACGCCACCAACAACGAAATCATCAATAAAGGAAGCTGGTATCCAAGCAATTACGACAAACCACACGATGTAACGCTGGTGGGCAACTACAAGATCAACCGTCGGTTCAGTCTGTCGCTCAATTTTACATACAGTACGGGTCGTCCGATTACCTTACCTGTATCGAAATATGTGCTCGATGGCGTACCGCGCCTGCTCTATTCCGAACGGAATCAATACCGCATCCCCGATTATTACCGCACCGATTTTGCCATGAATATCGAGGGCAATCACAAGGTCAAAAAACTGGCACATAGCTCCTGGACCATTGCGGTCTACAACCTACTGGGTCGGCACAATCCGTATTCGGTATATTTCAAAACAGAGGGTTACCGGATCAATGGGTATCAGCTATCTATTTTTGGACAACCCATTCCGTCGGTCACCTATAATTTCCGGTTTTGA
- a CDS encoding DUF4249 domain-containing protein, which translates to MTSRFYTKLVGWLLILVVSSCIDPYRPPEITSPDSYLVVSGFFNSAPGTTSTIQLARTQNLSDNKAPTAETKAQVTIESQSKAVYTLKESTAGSYTLTGVIPQVGDTYRLHIKTAKGLDYYSDYVPVVTTPPIDSISWQVENDGVQISANTHDPKNNTHYYRWEYDATWEYYSAYTSSHEIKNNQIVPRQENVYTCWGSESSTNIMTFSTVRLSQDVVSRFPLTFIPGTSLKIGVRYSILVRQFALTQDAFTYYDQLGKITQNIGSIFDPQPTQIVGNIHSLTNASDLVMGFFRVGNIETKRIFISKSQLPNWYTNNGLGSCDTDTLSTADVRMNQPGIVSPYTSASYITTSQPCVDCRLRGGVIQRPSFW; encoded by the coding sequence ATGACGAGCAGATTCTATACAAAACTGGTTGGCTGGCTACTCATACTAGTGGTTAGTAGCTGTATTGACCCCTACCGCCCACCCGAAATTACGTCACCTGATAGCTATCTGGTGGTGAGTGGCTTTTTTAACAGTGCCCCCGGTACAACGTCTACCATCCAACTAGCGCGTACCCAAAACTTATCCGACAACAAAGCGCCCACAGCCGAAACAAAGGCGCAGGTCACCATCGAAAGCCAAAGCAAAGCGGTTTATACGCTCAAGGAAAGTACGGCTGGGTCGTATACCCTCACGGGTGTCATTCCACAGGTAGGTGATACGTATCGACTGCATATCAAGACGGCCAAAGGGCTTGACTATTACTCCGATTATGTACCCGTTGTGACGACTCCACCTATCGACAGTATTAGCTGGCAGGTTGAAAACGATGGGGTACAAATCAGCGCAAACACGCACGATCCGAAAAATAATACCCACTACTACCGCTGGGAATACGATGCAACCTGGGAATACTATTCGGCCTATACTTCATCGCATGAGATAAAAAACAACCAGATCGTGCCGCGTCAGGAGAATGTGTATACGTGCTGGGGAAGCGAAAGCTCTACCAACATCATGACCTTTTCAACCGTCCGACTCAGCCAGGATGTGGTCAGCCGATTTCCACTAACCTTCATTCCGGGAACATCATTAAAGATAGGCGTGCGATACAGTATACTGGTCAGGCAGTTTGCCCTGACGCAGGACGCCTTTACGTATTACGATCAGTTGGGCAAAATCACCCAGAATATTGGCTCTATTTTCGATCCGCAACCCACCCAGATTGTCGGCAACATTCACTCGCTGACAAATGCCAGCGATCTGGTCATGGGTTTCTTTCGGGTTGGCAACATCGAGACCAAACGCATTTTCATTTCGAAATCACAGCTTCCCAACTGGTACACGAACAACGGACTAGGTAGCTGCGACACAGATACATTAAGTACGGCCGACGTCCGAATGAATCAACCCGGTATCGTTAGTCCCTACACAAGTGCCAGTTATATAACCACTAGTCAGCCCTGCGTCGATTGCCGGTTACGGGGTGGCGTTATTCAACGACCGAGTTTTTGGTAG
- a CDS encoding glycosyl hydrolase: MKNVCIALTALLLWLQFTSSAAQSSIPKNTQIATGNNAKPWTYWWWMGNAVNEADITYQLEQFAKAGLGGVHIIPIYGVKGAEKQFIPFLSDRWLAVFAHTVREGKRLGVGVDLTTGTGWPFGGPGISNSLAAKEWKLDNGKLIAVPTKQQVKRPAPGGQGLVIDYFNPAAVQYYLKRFDSTLTHLPERPRAVYNDSYEVFGANWSDVFLTEFKARRGYDLHTQLAAFLDTTQSETSILVHQDYHQTLSELLHDGFAKPWGSWATKAGYLSRNQAHGSPGNLIDLYARADIPETESFGSSRFPIPGLRVDANYEVDRFGTPNPLAMKFASSAAHLLGKPLVSSETTTWLANHFQVSLSQIKPQVDELLAAGINHIFYHGTPYSPPSEGWPRVDSPGWLFYASTNYGPSSHFWPHLPLLNRYIERCQTRLQASKPDNDLLVYFPIHDLWSTRAKSAGGIHQLEVHHVERWLLPQPFGQLCEQLSQRGYSFDYVSDELLKTLTVDKKGIHAPGGATYQAILIPRTTYLPETSLRLLDQLTKQGARIMFDSQLPQQAPGFHNHQSRSAAIQQIGQTLRQQKTVAVSPDIFNTLAKAGVRVEPWAAEGLSFIRKHRGDTTQYFITNLGNQFRQNWVTFSAQGHISRYDPLTNQTQPLPARKASNGQTEVFLALEPGQSCFINVVPGHPVLMSSAGQNQLVNHASTKSIPLSNPWQVQFLKGRPSLTNQVTLPTLTSWTTLSDSAGYFWGTARYTTTFDLPANPNPSGYQLDLGDVREVAEVRLNGQAIGTAWCIPFRLTIPASLLKPTGNKLEIDVTNLSANYMRLYDRQNPGWKKFYDINIVDIRYRPFDATKWDAQPSGLLGPIMLTPISSL; this comes from the coding sequence ATGAAAAACGTATGTATAGCCCTAACGGCTCTTCTGCTATGGCTCCAGTTTACCTCTTCGGCGGCTCAGTCGTCGATTCCCAAAAATACCCAGATAGCAACCGGCAATAACGCTAAACCCTGGACATACTGGTGGTGGATGGGCAATGCCGTTAACGAAGCCGACATTACCTACCAACTCGAACAGTTTGCCAAAGCCGGACTCGGTGGCGTTCATATCATCCCGATTTATGGGGTAAAAGGCGCCGAAAAGCAATTCATCCCCTTCCTGAGCGACCGCTGGCTGGCAGTGTTTGCCCATACGGTTCGCGAGGGAAAACGGCTGGGTGTAGGTGTCGATCTGACAACCGGAACAGGCTGGCCATTTGGGGGGCCGGGCATATCGAACAGCCTGGCCGCCAAAGAATGGAAGCTGGACAATGGGAAACTGATTGCCGTACCGACCAAACAGCAGGTAAAACGTCCGGCTCCCGGTGGTCAGGGGCTGGTTATCGACTATTTCAATCCGGCAGCGGTTCAGTACTATCTCAAACGGTTCGACTCAACGCTTACCCACCTGCCCGAACGTCCGCGAGCGGTATATAATGATTCTTACGAAGTGTTCGGAGCCAACTGGTCTGACGTTTTCCTGACCGAATTCAAAGCCCGTCGCGGGTATGATCTGCACACGCAACTAGCGGCTTTTCTGGATACTACCCAGTCCGAAACCAGCATTCTCGTTCATCAGGACTACCACCAGACGTTGTCCGAGCTATTGCACGATGGCTTTGCCAAACCCTGGGGCAGTTGGGCAACCAAAGCGGGCTATCTATCCCGTAATCAGGCACATGGCTCACCCGGCAATCTGATCGACCTATACGCCAGAGCCGATATTCCTGAAACTGAGTCCTTCGGTTCGAGTCGATTTCCGATTCCGGGTTTGCGCGTCGATGCCAATTATGAAGTTGATCGGTTCGGAACCCCCAACCCGCTGGCGATGAAATTCGCTTCGTCGGCGGCTCATCTGCTGGGCAAACCACTTGTTAGCTCTGAAACGACTACCTGGCTCGCCAACCATTTTCAGGTGTCGCTGTCGCAGATCAAACCGCAGGTAGATGAATTGCTGGCGGCTGGTATCAACCATATTTTTTATCACGGTACGCCTTACTCGCCCCCGTCGGAAGGCTGGCCCCGCGTGGATTCGCCCGGCTGGCTGTTTTACGCGTCGACGAACTACGGGCCAAGCTCCCATTTCTGGCCCCATTTACCTTTACTCAATCGCTACATCGAACGTTGCCAGACCCGTTTGCAGGCCAGCAAACCCGACAATGACCTGCTGGTCTATTTCCCCATTCATGATTTGTGGAGCACACGGGCAAAGTCGGCAGGCGGTATCCATCAACTGGAGGTGCATCATGTGGAGCGGTGGCTGCTTCCCCAACCGTTTGGTCAATTATGCGAACAGTTGAGCCAGCGCGGGTATTCGTTCGATTATGTATCCGACGAGTTATTAAAAACTCTGACGGTCGACAAGAAAGGCATTCATGCACCCGGTGGAGCAACCTATCAGGCCATCCTGATTCCCCGCACAACCTACCTACCCGAAACCTCGCTCCGACTGCTCGACCAACTGACAAAGCAGGGTGCACGGATTATGTTTGACAGCCAGTTACCGCAGCAAGCTCCGGGTTTTCATAACCACCAAAGTCGTTCGGCAGCTATTCAACAAATCGGTCAGACACTTCGCCAGCAAAAGACGGTAGCGGTTAGCCCGGACATCTTCAATACACTAGCCAAAGCGGGTGTTCGGGTAGAACCCTGGGCGGCCGAAGGTTTATCCTTTATCCGCAAACACCGGGGCGATACCACGCAGTATTTTATCACGAACCTTGGCAACCAGTTCCGCCAGAACTGGGTAACGTTTTCAGCACAGGGGCACATAAGTCGCTACGATCCGCTGACGAACCAAACCCAGCCGTTGCCAGCCCGAAAAGCATCAAATGGCCAGACCGAGGTATTTCTGGCACTGGAACCGGGGCAATCCTGCTTTATCAATGTGGTTCCAGGCCATCCCGTTCTGATGAGTTCAGCCGGTCAAAACCAATTGGTAAACCACGCATCGACAAAGTCCATTCCGCTCTCCAATCCCTGGCAGGTACAGTTTCTGAAAGGCCGACCGAGCCTAACCAACCAGGTCACCTTACCCACCCTTACTTCCTGGACAACGCTTTCCGACTCGGCTGGTTATTTCTGGGGCACAGCCCGATACACCACCACCTTCGATCTGCCTGCCAACCCCAACCCATCGGGCTACCAGCTTGATCTGGGTGATGTGCGGGAAGTGGCCGAGGTGCGGCTCAACGGACAAGCCATTGGCACCGCCTGGTGCATTCCTTTTCGACTCACAATACCCGCATCACTCCTGAAACCCACCGGCAACAAACTGGAAATCGACGTAACGAACTTATCGGCCAACTACATGCGGCTTTACGACCGACAAAACCCAGGCTGGAAGAAGTTTTATGACATCAACATCGTAGACATTCGTTACCGCCCCTTCGACGCTACGAAATGGGATGCTCAACCATCTGGTCTGCTGGGACCAATAATGCTGACACCGATTAGTTCGTTATAA
- a CDS encoding RidA family protein: MQAEILSPEAAFAQTGLSLPPAPQPLGVYKPYLIDGKYLYVSGHGPVQDDKSLIIGRIGDDMDMEQGKLAARQVGLTILSTIRTHLGSLDRVKRVIKVLGMVNCTANFERHPYVINGCSELFANVWGTENGIGVRSAVGMGSLPDNIPVEVEALFELV, from the coding sequence ATGCAAGCGGAAATCCTATCTCCTGAAGCAGCCTTTGCCCAAACGGGTCTTTCTTTGCCTCCAGCCCCCCAACCGTTAGGTGTTTATAAACCCTATCTGATCGACGGCAAGTATCTGTATGTTTCAGGACACGGCCCTGTTCAGGATGACAAAAGCCTGATTATCGGCCGAATTGGTGACGATATGGACATGGAACAAGGTAAGCTGGCGGCTCGTCAGGTTGGTCTGACCATCTTATCTACAATACGAACTCACCTGGGTAGCCTTGATCGAGTGAAGCGAGTAATTAAAGTACTTGGCATGGTCAACTGCACGGCCAATTTCGAGCGACATCCCTATGTGATCAATGGATGTAGCGAGCTGTTCGCCAACGTCTGGGGGACCGAAAATGGCATCGGTGTGCGGTCGGCGGTGGGTATGGGCTCCTTGCCCGACAATATTCCGGTTGAAGTAGAAGCGTTATTTGAACTTGTTTAG
- a CDS encoding VOC family protein — MKQRIAHIALVVEEYDDAIQFYTEKLSFTLVEDTQLSDDKRWVVVAPPGAHECCLLLAKAANDEQRSRIGNQTGGRVFLFLFTDDFWRDYHRMLEKGVQFVREPVEEAYGTVAVFADLYGNLWDLLQPNDDNKG; from the coding sequence ATGAAGCAGCGAATCGCACACATTGCCCTGGTTGTCGAAGAGTATGACGATGCCATCCAATTCTATACCGAAAAACTGTCGTTTACGCTAGTTGAAGATACCCAGCTCAGCGACGATAAACGCTGGGTAGTTGTAGCTCCGCCGGGCGCTCATGAATGCTGTTTGTTACTGGCCAAAGCCGCGAATGACGAACAGCGAAGCCGAATCGGCAATCAGACGGGCGGGCGCGTTTTTCTATTTCTGTTTACCGACGATTTCTGGCGTGATTATCATCGTATGCTGGAGAAAGGCGTCCAGTTCGTTCGTGAGCCTGTCGAAGAAGCGTATGGAACGGTAGCGGTCTTTGCCGATCTGTATGGCAATCTATGGGATTTACTCCAGCCCAATGACGACAACAAGGGCTAA